In Pseudofrankia saprophytica, one genomic interval encodes:
- a CDS encoding ATP-binding response regulator has protein sequence MSTRTLLDALNDLVVVVSTDGRILDVGAAARAFLGDRLVGVTCLRELAGVVEPSVEAGPDAVLDALGRAGEWRGSANLLDMAGNPVPFDVTVRADRAGWVVFVAKETTDRRARIAAERDSRAKDEFMARLGHELRTPLNAMLGFAQLLELERLPDGVLDDVQRIITGGRHMQAIIDDVLDLARLRAGRGDITKAPVNVLDIVEGVVELVEPLAQRRGIRRIVHPCEPLVADADRRRLWQVLLNLLGNAIKYGRDGGTVRVGIVPVTGGRLRIEVEDDGQGLPPDAMNRLFRPFERLGAEHTRTEGSGLGLALSHALVTAMGGVLTAASRHGVGSVFAVVLDAVDVRYPHPDPELDMFPPGIGGRIPTDATMRVVHVSGDPATRAQVSQTLTRTFAADTVSVPRGVLALDAVHRARPDLIMIDQQLPDTTAADLLAHLAADPTASAIPTVVLSAADDPVEVLRLRQAGARDVVPSPMDTGALVIAVKGAAGTATHRVLDHQSVTQYPA, from the coding sequence GTGAGCACCCGCACGCTGTTGGACGCGCTGAACGACCTAGTGGTTGTAGTCAGCACCGACGGTCGGATCCTCGACGTCGGCGCGGCGGCGCGCGCCTTCCTCGGCGACCGGCTGGTGGGCGTCACCTGCCTGCGCGAGCTCGCCGGCGTCGTCGAGCCCTCCGTCGAGGCGGGCCCCGATGCCGTCCTGGACGCGCTTGGACGCGCGGGCGAGTGGCGCGGCTCGGCGAACCTGCTGGACATGGCCGGCAACCCCGTGCCCTTCGACGTCACGGTCCGGGCCGACCGGGCCGGCTGGGTGGTCTTCGTGGCCAAGGAGACCACCGACCGGCGGGCCCGGATCGCCGCCGAGCGGGACTCCCGGGCCAAGGACGAGTTCATGGCCCGCCTTGGGCACGAGCTGCGCACCCCGCTGAACGCCATGCTCGGCTTCGCGCAGCTGCTCGAGCTCGAGCGGCTGCCCGACGGCGTGCTCGACGACGTCCAACGGATCATCACCGGCGGCCGGCACATGCAGGCGATCATCGACGACGTGCTCGACCTCGCCAGGCTGCGCGCCGGCCGCGGCGACATCACCAAGGCGCCGGTCAACGTCCTCGACATCGTCGAGGGCGTCGTCGAGCTGGTCGAGCCGCTCGCCCAGCGGCGCGGCATCCGCCGGATCGTCCACCCCTGCGAGCCGCTGGTCGCCGACGCCGACCGACGCCGGCTCTGGCAGGTGCTGCTCAACCTGCTCGGCAACGCGATCAAGTACGGGCGCGACGGCGGCACCGTCCGGGTCGGGATCGTCCCGGTCACCGGCGGCCGGCTGCGCATCGAGGTCGAGGACGACGGGCAGGGCCTCCCCCCCGACGCCATGAACCGGCTCTTCCGCCCCTTCGAGCGGCTCGGCGCCGAGCACACCCGCACCGAGGGCAGCGGGCTCGGCCTCGCGCTCTCGCACGCGCTGGTGACGGCGATGGGCGGCGTGCTCACCGCCGCCAGCCGCCACGGCGTCGGCAGCGTGTTCGCCGTGGTACTCGACGCCGTCGACGTCCGCTACCCACACCCGGACCCGGAGCTGGACATGTTCCCGCCCGGCATCGGCGGCCGGATCCCCACCGACGCCACCATGCGCGTCGTCCACGTGAGCGGCGACCCGGCGACCCGCGCCCAGGTCAGCCAGACGCTCACCCGCACCTTCGCGGCGGACACCGTCAGCGTGCCGCGCGGTGTGCTCGCGCTCGACGCCGTCCACCGCGCCCGGCCCGACCTCATCATGATCGACCAGCAGCTCCCCGACACCACCGCGGCCGACCTGCTCGCCCATCTCGCGGCCGACCCGACGGCCAGCGCCATCCCGACGGTCGTGCTGTCCGCCGCCGACGACCCGGTCGAGGTCCTGCGCCTGCGCCAGGCCGGCGCCCGTGACGTCGTCCCCTCCCCGATGGACACCGGCGCCCTCGTCATCGCCGTCAAGGGCGCCGCGGGCACCGCCACCCACCGGGTCCTCGACCACCAGTCGGTCACCCAGTACCCCGCCTGA
- a CDS encoding MTH1187 family thiamine-binding protein: MLVAFSVTPIGAGEDVGALVAEAVRVVRASGLPNETTSMFTTIEGEWDEVMDVVRRATEAVAAGGGRVSLVLKADIRPGVVDALHAKVATVERYLER; this comes from the coding sequence ATGCTTGTGGCATTCAGCGTGACCCCGATCGGCGCGGGCGAGGACGTCGGCGCCCTGGTGGCCGAGGCCGTCCGGGTGGTGCGGGCCAGTGGCCTGCCGAACGAGACGACCTCGATGTTCACGACCATCGAGGGCGAGTGGGACGAGGTCATGGACGTCGTGCGCAGGGCGACGGAGGCGGTCGCCGCCGGCGGCGGCCGGGTGAGCCTCGTCCTCAAGGCCGACATCCGCCCCGGCGTCGTCGACGCACTTCATGCCAAGGTGGCAACCGTCGAGCGCTACCTGGAGCGCTGA
- a CDS encoding tetratricopeptide repeat protein, whose protein sequence is MVGMQRRPPVPGRPPGAQPSRAQSSRAQAGPLPDRLGGLRLAGAVPLDPKPASPPPPPAARQAAPGAPAPGAPGGEVPGGPVVIDVTEATFAQDVVNRSMQVPVVLDFWASWCGPCKQLSPVLERLAEADGGRWVLARIDVDANPGLAQAAGVQGIPAVKAVVGGRIIGEFTGALPEREVRGWLDQLLELVAEALGGVPGASGAGPEREPNLAAADEALERGDLPAAATAFRARLAEAPADPEAVLGLARVSLLERVGGLDPADVRRRLAANPDDVDAALAAADLMIAQGQVEEAFSELVAFVRRASGDEREKARAHLVGLFQALGDADPAVAPARRALAAALF, encoded by the coding sequence ATGGTAGGTATGCAACGTAGGCCTCCTGTCCCCGGACGCCCGCCAGGCGCACAGCCCTCGCGTGCCCAGTCCTCGCGTGCCCAGGCCGGCCCGCTCCCGGACCGGCTCGGCGGGCTGCGGCTGGCTGGCGCGGTGCCGCTCGACCCGAAGCCGGCGTCGCCGCCACCTCCACCGGCGGCGCGCCAGGCCGCTCCCGGCGCGCCGGCTCCCGGCGCCCCGGGCGGCGAGGTACCCGGCGGTCCGGTCGTCATCGACGTGACCGAGGCGACCTTCGCGCAGGACGTCGTCAACCGGTCGATGCAGGTGCCGGTGGTGCTGGACTTCTGGGCGTCGTGGTGCGGCCCCTGCAAGCAGCTGAGCCCGGTGCTGGAGCGCCTGGCCGAGGCGGACGGCGGGCGGTGGGTGCTCGCCAGGATCGACGTGGACGCCAACCCCGGCCTCGCGCAGGCCGCCGGTGTCCAGGGCATCCCGGCGGTGAAGGCCGTCGTCGGCGGCCGCATCATCGGCGAGTTCACCGGGGCGCTGCCAGAGCGGGAGGTGCGCGGCTGGCTCGACCAGCTGCTGGAGCTCGTCGCCGAGGCGCTCGGCGGCGTGCCGGGCGCCAGCGGCGCGGGCCCCGAGCGCGAGCCGAACCTGGCCGCCGCCGACGAGGCGCTCGAACGCGGCGACCTGCCGGCGGCCGCCACGGCGTTCCGCGCCCGGCTCGCCGAGGCGCCGGCGGACCCGGAGGCGGTCCTCGGTCTCGCCCGGGTGTCCCTGCTCGAGCGGGTCGGCGGGCTCGACCCGGCGGACGTGCGCCGCCGGCTCGCCGCCAACCCCGACGACGTCGACGCGGCTCTCGCCGCGGCCGACCTGATGATCGCGCAGGGGCAGGTCGAGGAGGCGTTCAGCGAGCTCGTCGCGTTCGTCCGGCGCGCCTCGGGCGACGAGCGCGAGAAGGCCCGCGCGCACCTCGTCGGTCTGTTCCAGGCCCTCGGCGACGCCGACCCGGCCGTAGCCCCTGCCCGCCGGGCACTCGCCGCAGCGCTGTTCTAG
- the glgB gene encoding 1,4-alpha-glucan branching protein GlgB yields the protein MIDTDDGRPRPSAAGPAREKVSATAGQAAGPDRQAGQSPAPESRPPASFAAPAVLAPPPSVDVPRAELDRLVNGRNHDPHGVLGAHPAGDWTIVRALRPDAVGVWVLVGDERYEATRLHSGGVFAVAVPGREVPSYQLEVSYPNARYVVDDPYRYLPTVGEIDLHLIGEGRHERLWTVLGAQVRRYPSEDGRVVTGVSFAVWAPNARGVRVVGDFDFWDGRAFPMRSLGHTGIWELFVPGISAGTRYKYEILGFDGVWRQKADPMAMHTETPPATASVVYESDYSWSDETWMAERAGTPWHAAPVSAYEVHLGSWRRGLSYRQLATELVDYVKEAGFTHVELLPVAEHPFGGSWGYQVSAYYAPTSRFGSPDDFRYLVDALHQAGIGVLVDWVPAHFPRDNWALGRFDGTPLYEHGDPRRGEHPDWGTFVFDFGRSEVRNFLVANALYWFEEFHIDGLRVDAVASMLYLDYSRPDGQWLPNIHGGRENLDAVAFLQEVNATVYRKAPGAMMIAEESTAWPGVTRPTHLGGLGFGFKWNMGWMHDTLDYMTKAPVYRMYHHHQVTFSMVYAYSENYMLPFSHDEVVHGKGSLLNKMPGDRWQQLANLRALYAYMWAHPGKQLLFMGSEFAQEREWDEATTLDWYRLDDPGHRGVHRLVADLNRAYRATPALWTRDNDPSGFGWIDANDAENNVLSFLRLGDQPATGQSDGDGATLLACVTNFSGAPHYGYRLGLPRAGRWQEVVNTDAITYGGAGQGNLGAVYATEEPHHGQPASAPLTLPALSTIWFAYDGEE from the coding sequence GTGATCGACACCGACGACGGTCGCCCCAGGCCATCGGCCGCCGGGCCGGCCCGCGAGAAGGTATCGGCAACGGCCGGGCAGGCCGCCGGCCCAGACAGGCAGGCAGGCCAGTCGCCGGCCCCCGAGAGCCGCCCGCCGGCCTCGTTCGCCGCGCCGGCGGTCCTCGCCCCGCCACCCAGTGTCGACGTGCCCCGCGCCGAGCTCGATCGCCTGGTCAATGGGCGCAACCACGACCCGCATGGCGTGCTGGGCGCCCACCCGGCCGGCGACTGGACGATCGTGCGGGCCCTGCGCCCGGACGCGGTGGGCGTCTGGGTGCTCGTCGGCGACGAGCGGTACGAGGCGACGCGGCTGCACAGCGGCGGCGTCTTCGCCGTCGCCGTCCCCGGGCGGGAAGTGCCGAGCTACCAGCTCGAGGTCAGCTACCCCAACGCGCGCTACGTCGTCGATGACCCCTACCGGTACCTGCCGACGGTCGGCGAGATCGACCTGCACCTGATCGGCGAGGGCCGCCATGAGCGGCTGTGGACCGTGCTGGGCGCGCAGGTGCGCCGTTACCCGTCCGAGGACGGCCGGGTGGTCACCGGGGTCAGTTTCGCCGTCTGGGCGCCCAACGCCCGCGGTGTGCGGGTGGTCGGCGACTTCGACTTCTGGGACGGCCGGGCCTTCCCGATGCGCTCGCTGGGCCACACCGGCATCTGGGAGCTGTTCGTGCCCGGCATCTCGGCCGGCACCCGTTACAAGTACGAGATCCTCGGCTTCGACGGGGTCTGGCGGCAGAAGGCCGACCCGATGGCTATGCACACCGAGACTCCACCGGCGACGGCCAGCGTGGTGTACGAGTCCGACTACTCCTGGTCGGACGAGACGTGGATGGCCGAACGCGCCGGCACGCCGTGGCACGCGGCGCCCGTATCCGCGTACGAGGTGCACCTCGGCTCGTGGCGCCGTGGCCTGTCCTACCGGCAGCTGGCCACCGAGCTGGTCGACTACGTCAAAGAGGCCGGGTTCACCCACGTCGAGCTCCTCCCGGTCGCCGAGCACCCGTTCGGCGGCTCCTGGGGCTACCAGGTCTCCGCGTATTACGCGCCGACGTCCCGGTTCGGCAGCCCCGACGACTTCCGCTACCTGGTGGACGCGCTGCACCAGGCGGGCATCGGCGTGCTCGTCGACTGGGTGCCCGCGCACTTCCCCCGGGACAACTGGGCCCTCGGCCGGTTCGACGGCACACCGCTGTACGAGCACGGCGACCCGCGCCGCGGCGAGCACCCGGACTGGGGCACCTTCGTCTTCGACTTCGGCCGCTCCGAGGTGCGCAACTTCCTGGTCGCGAACGCCCTGTACTGGTTCGAGGAGTTCCACATCGACGGGCTGCGGGTGGACGCCGTCGCCTCGATGCTCTACCTCGACTACTCCCGGCCGGACGGCCAGTGGCTGCCGAACATCCACGGCGGCCGGGAGAACCTGGACGCGGTGGCGTTCCTGCAGGAGGTCAACGCGACGGTCTACCGCAAGGCGCCCGGCGCGATGATGATCGCCGAGGAGTCGACGGCCTGGCCAGGCGTGACCCGCCCGACGCACCTCGGCGGGCTCGGGTTCGGCTTCAAATGGAACATGGGCTGGATGCACGACACGCTCGACTACATGACCAAGGCACCCGTCTACCGGATGTACCACCACCACCAGGTCACGTTCTCGATGGTCTACGCCTACTCCGAGAACTACATGCTGCCGTTCAGCCATGACGAGGTCGTGCACGGCAAGGGCTCGCTGCTCAACAAGATGCCCGGCGACCGCTGGCAGCAGCTGGCGAACCTGCGCGCGCTCTATGCGTACATGTGGGCGCACCCCGGCAAGCAGCTGCTGTTCATGGGCAGCGAGTTCGCCCAGGAGCGGGAGTGGGACGAGGCGACGACGCTCGACTGGTACCGCCTCGACGACCCGGGCCACCGGGGCGTGCACCGCCTGGTCGCCGACCTCAACCGCGCCTACCGCGCCACGCCGGCGCTGTGGACCCGCGACAACGACCCGAGCGGCTTCGGCTGGATCGACGCGAACGACGCCGAGAACAACGTCCTGTCGTTCCTGCGTCTCGGCGACCAGCCCGCCACCGGCCAGAGCGACGGCGACGGGGCGACCTTGCTCGCCTGCGTGACCAACTTCTCCGGCGCCCCGCACTACGGCTACCGGCTCGGACTGCCCCGCGCCGGGCGCTGGCAGGAGGTGGTGAACACCGACGCCATCACCTACGGCGGCGCCGGCCAGGGCAACCTCGGCGCCGTGTACGCCACCGAGGAGCCCCACCACGGCCAGCCCGCCTCGGCCCCCCTCACCCTCCCCGCCCTGTCAACCATCTGGTTCGCCTACGACGGCGAGGAGTAG
- a CDS encoding maltokinase N-terminal cap-like domain-containing protein produces MPRAKGRSTVRDHSELGSLLAEWLPKQRWFAGKGRPGPRLEIRQDIGISDRLRHLVVEVRYEDGGPADTYQVPLVIRPDAPHGHTGFLLGESSGGLVYDGLHDPDGSAALLDFLAAQCDRDGLSAHAVTQLTALPAHSVGAEQSNTSIVYGEAYILKVFRRLWPGVNPDLEVTRALAAAGSPHVARPLAWLEGRLPGPAAATSEVATSEVDSATAEGTAAGTETAVTGGQPEELTTFAFMQDFLRSGTEGWKLAQTSVRDLYAEGDLHADEVGGDFAGESERLGQATAEVHTLLARCFPVVEVDQAALRATASHLHSRLDVALEGVPRLAPYEAGARAAFEALAAETSAPPFQRIHGDLHLGQALRTDAGWVLFDFEGEPARPVPERRRLASPLRDVAGMLRSFDYAAQSMLLERQGEQGLGQSAREWADRNRGAFLAGYQAGSGLDLAAFEVVLRAFELDKAIYEVLYEARHRPTWIEIPLGAVRRLTSLHPPLATKSAGV; encoded by the coding sequence GAGATCCGTCAGGACATCGGGATCTCGGACCGGCTGCGCCACCTGGTCGTCGAGGTCCGGTACGAGGACGGCGGCCCGGCCGACACCTACCAGGTCCCGCTGGTGATCCGGCCAGACGCACCGCACGGGCACACCGGCTTCCTGCTGGGTGAGTCGTCGGGCGGGCTGGTCTACGACGGGTTGCACGACCCGGACGGCAGCGCCGCGCTGCTCGACTTCCTCGCCGCCCAGTGCGACCGCGACGGGCTGTCGGCGCATGCCGTGACTCAGCTGACCGCGCTGCCCGCGCACTCCGTCGGGGCCGAGCAGTCGAACACGTCGATCGTCTATGGCGAGGCCTACATCCTGAAGGTGTTCCGCCGGCTCTGGCCTGGCGTGAACCCGGACCTCGAGGTGACCAGGGCGCTGGCCGCCGCGGGCAGCCCACACGTAGCCCGCCCGCTCGCCTGGCTCGAAGGGCGCCTACCCGGCCCCGCCGCCGCGACCTCCGAGGTCGCGACCTCCGAGGTCGACAGCGCCACCGCCGAGGGCACGGCGGCGGGCACCGAGACCGCCGTGACCGGCGGTCAGCCGGAGGAGTTGACCACCTTCGCGTTCATGCAGGACTTCCTGCGAAGCGGCACCGAGGGCTGGAAGCTCGCACAGACGAGCGTGCGGGATCTCTACGCCGAGGGCGACCTGCACGCCGACGAGGTCGGCGGCGACTTCGCCGGCGAGTCCGAGCGGCTGGGCCAGGCCACCGCCGAGGTGCACACGCTGCTCGCCCGCTGCTTCCCCGTCGTCGAGGTCGACCAGGCGGCGTTGCGCGCCACGGCCAGCCACCTGCATTCCCGCCTCGACGTGGCGCTCGAGGGCGTCCCGCGGCTCGCCCCCTACGAGGCCGGCGCGCGCGCCGCCTTCGAGGCGCTGGCCGCCGAGACGTCGGCGCCGCCGTTCCAGCGGATTCACGGCGACCTGCACCTCGGCCAGGCGCTGCGCACCGACGCCGGCTGGGTGCTGTTCGACTTCGAGGGCGAGCCGGCCCGGCCAGTGCCGGAGCGGCGCCGGCTGGCCTCACCGCTTCGCGACGTCGCGGGCATGCTCCGCTCGTTCGACTACGCGGCCCAGTCCATGTTGCTGGAGCGCCAGGGCGAGCAGGGGCTCGGCCAGAGCGCCCGTGAGTGGGCCGACCGCAACCGGGGGGCGTTCCTCGCCGGCTACCAGGCAGGCAGCGGTCTCGACCTGGCGGCGTTCGAGGTCGTGCTACGGGCGTTCGAGCTGGACAAGGCGATCTACGAGGTGCTGTACGAGGCGCGGCACCGGCCGACCTGGATTGAGATCCCACTCGGCGCGGTGCGCCGACTGACCTCGCTGCACCCGCCGCTGGCGACGAAATCGGCCGGGGTATGA